From Leptospira ellinghausenii, a single genomic window includes:
- a CDS encoding HpcH/HpaI aldolase family protein, with amino-acid sequence MNKLEKFKLKSINENTLGYFSKTTDSSLIEASIYSGFDFVIIDMEHGPIQTEMLKHHLMATSRSELISIVRVDSYDSSLIGKVLDLGADGIQIPSVTSVDQVLKVIKLSKFYPIGERGVCRFVRSAEYSNQDRNVYFQKSNDSIIVIQLEGKEGIDNFDDIVQIQGVDIIFVGPYDLSQSLGIPGQIEHPIIIEKITELQFKAKAKGIALGTFCDTPHMLKHWRNLNLGYLAYSVDIAIFMEKLKEINSLRIKKDL; translated from the coding sequence ATGAATAAATTAGAAAAATTTAAATTAAAATCCATAAACGAAAATACTCTAGGTTATTTCTCGAAAACGACAGACAGCAGTTTGATCGAAGCTTCAATTTATTCAGGCTTCGACTTCGTTATTATTGATATGGAACATGGGCCAATTCAAACTGAGATGTTAAAGCATCATTTGATGGCAACAAGTAGAAGTGAACTAATTTCAATAGTAAGGGTAGATTCTTATGACTCCAGCTTAATCGGAAAAGTCCTTGATTTAGGTGCGGATGGAATTCAAATACCTTCAGTAACTAGTGTTGATCAAGTTTTGAAAGTGATAAAACTATCAAAATTTTATCCAATCGGTGAAAGAGGAGTATGTCGGTTCGTGCGATCGGCAGAATATTCAAACCAAGATAGAAATGTGTATTTTCAAAAATCGAACGATTCGATCATAGTAATACAATTAGAAGGTAAAGAAGGAATTGATAATTTTGATGATATTGTTCAAATACAAGGCGTAGATATAATATTTGTAGGACCTTATGATTTATCCCAATCACTTGGGATTCCTGGACAAATTGAGCATCCTATTATTATTGAAAAAATAACGGAATTACAATTTAAAGCAAAAGCAAAGGGAATTGCATTAGGTACTTTTTGCGATACTCCGCACATGTTAAAGCATTGGAGAAATTTAAATCTAGGATATTTAGCTTATTCTGTAGATATAGCAATATTTATGGAAAAACTCAAAGAAATCAATTCCCTGAGGATAAAGAAAGATCTATGA
- a CDS encoding methionyl-tRNA formyltransferase: MELLVESKFNVVGVISKDDTGFNSDYYDTSIIAKQYKIPFIKTKNVNELPILEWVSELKPDIVYCFGWNSLLGIDFIQIPKKGVVGYHPASLPQNRGRHPVIWALILGLTETASTFFFMGEGADDGDIVSQKKIIIEKEDTASTLYDKLIHESRTQVIEFTNQLINNQLIAKKQDHRLANSWRKRSKVDGVIDFRMSNESIYNLVRALTKPYPGALILYKGEEYPVWQAKIAETPYSNFEPGKVLKISESSILVKCGLSTEAILLENHELPETIQVGDYL; encoded by the coding sequence TTGGAATTGTTAGTCGAAAGTAAATTTAACGTTGTTGGAGTGATTTCCAAGGATGATACAGGTTTCAATTCTGATTATTATGATACTTCTATCATTGCAAAACAATATAAAATACCTTTTATTAAAACTAAAAATGTAAATGAATTACCTATACTTGAATGGGTTAGTGAACTGAAACCGGATATCGTCTACTGTTTTGGTTGGAATAGTTTACTTGGAATAGATTTCATTCAAATCCCAAAGAAAGGGGTTGTTGGATATCACCCAGCGTCTCTTCCGCAAAACAGAGGAAGGCATCCCGTTATCTGGGCATTGATATTAGGACTAACTGAGACAGCATCAACATTCTTCTTTATGGGTGAGGGTGCCGATGATGGAGATATAGTTTCTCAGAAAAAGATTATTATTGAGAAAGAAGATACTGCAAGCACCTTGTATGATAAGTTGATTCACGAGTCTCGGACACAGGTTATTGAATTTACAAATCAGCTCATAAATAACCAGTTAATTGCAAAAAAACAAGATCATAGACTGGCAAATTCCTGGAGAAAACGTTCCAAAGTTGACGGGGTTATTGACTTTAGAATGTCTAATGAAAGTATTTATAATCTAGTCAGAGCATTAACTAAACCTTACCCCGGTGCTTTAATCCTTTATAAGGGTGAGGAGTATCCTGTTTGGCAAGCAAAGATAGCAGAAACTCCTTATTCAAACTTTGAACCAGGGAAAGTTTTAAAAATTTCTGAATCTTCTATTTTAGTAAAATGTGGTTTATCAACAGAAGCGATATTACTTGAAAATCATGAATTGCCAGAGACAATACAAGTAGGTGATTATCTTTGA
- a CDS encoding nucleotidyltransferase family protein, protein MSNHWHKALVRSSDSIEKAIQNLELTALQVVLVVDEGNCLLGTITDGDIRRGLLKGMDMNATVQGILNPNSFVVTPSMSRELVLQLMKANKIHQIPIVDDNRKVLGLHVLDEILLPEKRENVFVIMAGGKGVRLRPYTENCPKPLLPVAGKPILEHIIERAKADGFQSFIISVHYLGHMIEEYFQDGKKWDVEIQYLNEDKPLGTAGALSLIRERIEHPFLVSNGDVLTHIRYSDLLEFHLDHKAVATMAVRMHEWQHPFGVVHTKGVDIIDFEEKPIYKTHVNAGIYALNPDIFSYLNQDEYTDMPTLFSKLKATKRKTIVYPMHESWIDIGRPDDYESADQVFQ, encoded by the coding sequence ATGTCCAACCATTGGCATAAAGCACTAGTTCGATCAAGTGATTCCATAGAAAAAGCGATTCAGAATCTTGAGTTAACAGCACTACAGGTTGTATTGGTTGTTGATGAAGGAAATTGTTTACTTGGAACCATCACCGATGGTGATATTCGCAGAGGGCTCTTAAAAGGTATGGATATGAATGCCACTGTTCAGGGTATCTTAAATCCAAATTCTTTTGTAGTTACTCCTTCCATGAGCCGAGAATTGGTTTTGCAACTTATGAAAGCCAATAAAATTCATCAAATTCCCATTGTTGATGATAATCGAAAAGTATTAGGTTTACATGTGTTAGATGAAATTCTCCTGCCAGAAAAGAGGGAGAATGTGTTTGTGATTATGGCTGGGGGTAAGGGTGTCCGACTTCGCCCTTATACAGAAAATTGTCCCAAACCATTATTGCCTGTGGCCGGTAAACCAATCTTGGAACATATCATTGAAAGAGCAAAAGCAGACGGCTTTCAAAGTTTTATTATTTCTGTTCATTATCTCGGACATATGATTGAAGAGTATTTTCAAGATGGGAAAAAATGGGATGTTGAAATTCAATATTTAAACGAGGATAAACCTTTAGGAACAGCAGGTGCTTTGAGCCTTATACGTGAGAGGATTGAGCATCCGTTTTTAGTTTCCAATGGGGATGTATTAACCCATATTCGATATAGTGATTTATTGGAATTTCACCTAGATCATAAAGCAGTTGCAACAATGGCAGTGCGTATGCATGAATGGCAACATCCTTTTGGAGTAGTTCATACCAAAGGTGTTGATATCATCGACTTCGAAGAAAAACCAATCTACAAAACTCACGTCAATGCTGGAATCTACGCGCTTAACCCTGATATTTTTAGTTATTTGAATCAAGACGAATATACAGATATGCCAACTCTCTTTAGTAAGTTAAAGGCAACCAAAAGGAAAACAATTGTTTATCCGATGCATGAATCTTGGATCGATATTGGCCGACCAGATGATTATGAATCAGCTGATCAAGTTTTTCAGTAA
- a CDS encoding aldolase catalytic domain-containing protein yields MKILDCTLRDGGYYTNWDFDNDLVKVYFESFNHLPIDFLEIGYKAFAENYYKGEFYYLPLFLIKKIKSISNKNLAILLNGKDLFESNIEDLLLPCVGLIDLVRVAIDPKDLNKSLTLLKRIKSLGFKVALNVMYMSKWKTMKSFLTDLPLVNETCDFFYMVDSYGSVYPEDVKEITQTVKSILSIPLGFHGHNNLEMALVNSLTALEYGVEIIDSTVTGMGRGAGNLKTELILTHLSSKGLLEFDFNYLSNLVDKFSQLQKLHNWGTNLPYMVSGSNSLPQKDVMEWITKRFYSLNSIVEALQNQKSNLLDKPRVERFKPENKFENVLLIGGGNSVQQHFEAIRSFVYTNKSSITIVHASSTNAYLFKDLDFIPQYFCLVGNEGHRLERVYDNSPFKGICILPPPPRKLGIYKPEIAKDKIFEIEQSTINHPINDTHTILAFEISSILEAKNVYLVGYDGYPKESITSKMHEMFIENQNIFNLVKNRFKLISLLPTLYDLKITSLYSLIK; encoded by the coding sequence ATGAAGATACTGGACTGCACATTACGAGATGGTGGTTACTACACCAATTGGGATTTTGATAACGATTTAGTTAAAGTCTATTTCGAATCATTTAACCATTTGCCAATCGATTTTCTTGAAATTGGTTATAAAGCGTTTGCTGAAAATTACTATAAAGGTGAGTTTTACTACCTTCCACTTTTTCTGATAAAAAAAATCAAGTCAATCAGTAATAAAAATCTTGCAATTCTGCTGAATGGTAAGGACCTTTTTGAATCAAATATTGAGGACTTATTGCTTCCTTGTGTGGGTTTGATAGATCTAGTAAGAGTCGCAATTGATCCAAAAGATCTTAATAAATCATTAACATTGCTTAAGCGAATAAAATCTTTAGGGTTTAAAGTCGCATTGAATGTTATGTATATGTCAAAATGGAAAACGATGAAATCATTTTTGACGGATTTACCACTAGTAAATGAAACTTGCGATTTTTTTTATATGGTTGATTCCTATGGCAGTGTATACCCAGAAGATGTAAAAGAGATTACACAAACTGTAAAATCAATATTAAGTATACCGCTAGGTTTCCATGGTCACAATAATTTAGAAATGGCTCTTGTAAACTCCCTAACTGCTCTTGAATATGGTGTCGAAATTATAGATTCTACTGTTACTGGAATGGGTAGAGGTGCTGGAAATTTAAAGACCGAGTTGATTTTAACACATCTTTCATCCAAAGGTTTATTGGAATTTGATTTTAACTATCTATCCAATTTGGTGGATAAGTTTAGTCAATTACAGAAACTCCATAATTGGGGGACAAATTTGCCTTACATGGTTTCTGGTAGTAATTCTTTACCACAGAAAGATGTGATGGAATGGATAACTAAAAGATTCTATTCTTTAAACTCTATAGTTGAAGCCTTACAAAATCAAAAAAGCAACTTACTTGATAAACCTAGAGTCGAAAGATTTAAACCAGAAAATAAATTTGAAAATGTCTTATTGATTGGTGGAGGTAATTCGGTTCAACAACATTTTGAAGCGATAAGATCATTTGTTTATACAAACAAGAGTTCGATAACTATCGTACATGCCAGTTCAACAAATGCATACTTATTCAAAGATTTAGATTTCATACCGCAATACTTTTGTCTTGTTGGGAATGAGGGACATAGATTAGAAAGAGTTTACGACAATTCTCCTTTCAAGGGAATATGCATTCTTCCACCACCTCCAAGAAAGTTAGGCATATATAAACCCGAGATTGCAAAAGATAAAATTTTTGAAATTGAGCAATCTACAATAAATCACCCGATAAATGATACGCATACCATTTTGGCATTTGAAATTTCATCAATTTTGGAAGCAAAAAATGTTTATTTAGTAGGTTATGATGGATATCCAAAAGAAAGTATAACATCCAAAATGCACGAGATGTTTATTGAGAATCAAAATATTTTCAATTTAGTCAAAAATCGATTCAAATTAATTTCGCTACTTCCTACATTGTATGATTTAAAAATTACTTCTCTCTATTCTTTGATTAAATAA
- a CDS encoding PIG-L deacetylase family protein: MNKKSIIVFTPHPDDETLGAGGFLLSKKQAGYDLIWLIMTHMKEEFGWTKDQINRREAEIHNVSRMYPFDYVYNLGFEPTGLDKYSFSELISPVLDLVKKHQPEIVLLPSAQDPHTDHKITHQIGISVTKKFRNLNIKSILEMEILSETNFGEIDSISANLYVDISDFFERKVEILKEYEGELGDHPFPRSLDSVKALAILRGSQRGTMYAEAFRIVKSYE; the protein is encoded by the coding sequence TTGAATAAAAAATCAATTATAGTTTTTACACCACATCCCGACGATGAAACGTTAGGTGCAGGTGGGTTTTTATTGTCGAAGAAACAAGCTGGATATGATCTTATTTGGCTAATAATGACACATATGAAAGAAGAGTTTGGTTGGACCAAAGACCAGATCAATCGCCGTGAAGCGGAAATTCATAACGTATCTCGTATGTATCCATTTGATTATGTGTATAACTTAGGTTTTGAGCCAACCGGGCTCGATAAGTATTCATTTTCTGAATTAATAAGTCCAGTATTGGATCTCGTTAAAAAACACCAGCCCGAGATCGTTCTATTACCATCAGCCCAGGATCCGCATACGGATCATAAAATCACTCATCAAATAGGAATTTCTGTTACCAAGAAATTTAGAAATTTAAATATAAAATCTATCCTTGAGATGGAAATACTATCAGAAACAAATTTTGGTGAAATTGATTCTATCTCGGCAAATTTATATGTGGATATTTCTGATTTTTTCGAACGAAAAGTGGAAATTTTAAAAGAGTATGAAGGTGAACTGGGTGACCATCCCTTTCCTAGAAGTTTAGATTCTGTGAAAGCATTAGCAATCTTGCGAGGATCGCAGAGAGGCACAATGTATGCTGAAGCTTTTCGAATTGTTAAATCTTACGAGTAA
- a CDS encoding acylneuraminate cytidylyltransferase family protein: MRVTALLTGRGNNSLKDKNVLPVFGKPLLYYPATEAKKAELINDYFVSSDCDKILNAAHHLGYEKILRPSEYATPTALHSDVIKHSLEIMKSMGRFPDILVVLLANTVMVKSEWIVNCINEILNDPSLTAAVPVYSDMDHHPYRAKMVNSEGNLEPFFDFSGKAISSNRQELPKSYFLCHNFWVLNLRSIKEGVGYQPWTFMGNRVKPFEVSKAFDVHTIEDIEICKQWLIENNLVPS, encoded by the coding sequence ATGAGAGTAACGGCATTATTGACTGGAAGAGGAAATAATTCTCTCAAAGATAAAAATGTTCTCCCAGTCTTCGGAAAACCATTATTGTATTACCCTGCTACGGAAGCAAAGAAAGCTGAGTTAATAAATGATTATTTTGTTAGTAGTGATTGTGATAAGATATTGAATGCTGCACATCACTTAGGTTATGAAAAAATACTCAGACCCTCTGAATATGCAACTCCAACAGCTTTACATTCAGATGTTATTAAACATTCATTGGAAATAATGAAGTCAATGGGTCGCTTTCCAGATATACTAGTTGTGTTACTTGCTAATACTGTCATGGTTAAAAGTGAGTGGATTGTTAATTGTATAAATGAGATTTTAAATGATCCTAGTTTAACAGCTGCAGTACCGGTTTACTCGGACATGGATCATCATCCGTATCGAGCAAAGATGGTAAATAGCGAAGGTAACTTGGAACCTTTCTTTGACTTTTCTGGAAAGGCAATTTCATCAAACCGCCAAGAGTTACCAAAATCATATTTTTTGTGCCACAATTTTTGGGTATTAAATCTACGAAGTATCAAAGAAGGAGTAGGTTACCAACCTTGGACTTTTATGGGCAATCGAGTTAAACCATTTGAAGTTTCAAAAGCTTTTGACGTGCATACAATTGAAGATATTGAAATCTGCAAACAATGGCTCATAGAAAATAATTTGGTCCCTTCTTAA
- the neuC gene encoding UDP-N-acetylglucosamine 2-epimerase — MNKKICFITGTRAEYGLLKRLMKLVDDAPNFEIQIIATGMHLSPEFGLTYKEIESDGFEIDRKVEILLSSDSSVAIGKSIGLALISITEALEQMNPDLVFLVGDRYETLACAIAAMVTRIPIAHIHGGERTEGLIDEAIRHSVTKMSYLHFVANEEYRTRVIQLGESPDRVNVCGGLGVDIIQNTKLFSLQELENSLKFQFKDKNLMVTFHPTTLEHDTSEAQFKELLEVLKEYVGEGHGLIFTKANSDTNGRIINQLIDDFVRNYPDHSIAHTSLGIQRYLSVLKFVDGVIGNSSSGLLEVPSFKKGTINLGDRQRGRIMATSVIQADCDYASIRSALEKLYSNEFQESLKNTINPYGEGGASEKIFEYLKDLDFDNLDVKKPFFDVSYQL; from the coding sequence ATGAATAAGAAAATTTGCTTTATCACTGGAACTAGAGCAGAGTATGGCTTACTTAAAAGATTGATGAAATTGGTTGATGATGCGCCGAATTTCGAAATACAAATCATAGCTACAGGTATGCATTTATCGCCAGAATTTGGTCTTACCTATAAGGAAATTGAAAGTGATGGTTTTGAGATTGATAGAAAGGTAGAAATTCTATTAAGCTCTGATTCTTCTGTAGCAATTGGAAAGTCTATAGGTCTTGCTTTAATTTCCATAACAGAAGCATTAGAACAAATGAATCCTGACTTGGTATTTCTAGTTGGTGATAGATATGAAACTTTGGCATGTGCAATCGCTGCGATGGTAACAAGGATTCCTATTGCGCATATACATGGTGGCGAAAGAACGGAAGGTTTGATTGATGAGGCAATTCGTCATTCAGTGACAAAGATGTCCTATTTGCATTTTGTAGCGAATGAAGAATATCGGACACGAGTCATTCAGCTTGGTGAAAGTCCGGACCGAGTAAATGTATGTGGTGGTTTAGGTGTAGATATCATACAAAACACAAAACTATTTTCTCTCCAAGAGTTGGAAAATTCTCTAAAGTTCCAATTCAAAGATAAAAATTTGATGGTTACCTTTCATCCTACTACATTGGAACATGATACGTCTGAGGCACAATTCAAAGAGCTTTTGGAAGTGCTAAAGGAGTATGTTGGAGAAGGTCATGGTCTTATTTTTACAAAAGCTAACTCAGATACCAACGGTCGAATCATCAATCAACTGATCGATGATTTTGTAAGAAATTATCCAGACCATTCGATTGCCCATACTTCACTTGGTATTCAAAGGTATTTATCAGTTCTAAAATTTGTAGATGGTGTGATTGGAAATTCTTCGAGTGGTTTACTGGAAGTGCCAAGTTTTAAAAAGGGAACTATCAACCTTGGTGATCGTCAAAGAGGAAGAATTATGGCGACAAGCGTAATCCAAGCAGATTGTGATTATGCATCGATTCGGTCAGCCTTGGAAAAGTTATATAGTAACGAATTTCAAGAAAGTTTGAAAAATACAATTAATCCATATGGAGAAGGTGGTGCTTCAGAAAAAATATTCGAATATCTAAAGGATTTAGATTTCGACAATTTAGATGTAAAAAAACCATTTTTTGATGTTAGTTACCAATTATGA
- a CDS encoding DegT/DnrJ/EryC1/StrS family aminotransferase — MPGFELIGKEEREEINQLFDDGGILFAHGFDAIRNGRYRVREFEKAFAEKIGVRYAQAVSSGTAAIKVALFAAGVRPGDEVITQAFTFIATVEAIIDLGAKPILVNVNDTLNLDPVELKKAITPRTKAIVPVHMLGVACEMDKIHEIANEYNLAIIEDNCESLGARWNGKYLGTQSLACAWSFDAGKVIITGEGGMVTTNDEEVYKLAREYHDHGHEYNAKFPRGRDTHRIRGFNYRMSELQAAIGLAQLKKLDFIVSKNNENYNIYFEALKGFPNISFRRIPKKSQPLYDCLIFQLETAEKAKWVVTEMNQQGLGTKNVPDAIEWHFARYWDHMLDELGMTKKELIDTMEPSERELSRSVAIPILVKMDRTTIASNAEKLVSILKQVK; from the coding sequence GTGCCTGGATTTGAATTAATCGGAAAAGAAGAAAGAGAAGAGATAAATCAGCTTTTTGATGATGGTGGCATTTTATTTGCTCATGGATTTGATGCGATTCGAAATGGTCGATACCGAGTTCGAGAGTTTGAAAAGGCTTTTGCAGAAAAAATTGGAGTAAGGTATGCTCAAGCTGTGTCTTCCGGTACAGCAGCAATCAAAGTAGCTCTTTTTGCTGCTGGTGTTAGGCCTGGAGATGAAGTCATCACCCAAGCTTTCACTTTTATTGCAACGGTGGAAGCAATTATTGATTTGGGTGCAAAGCCAATTTTAGTGAATGTTAATGATACTTTAAACTTAGATCCAGTAGAACTAAAAAAAGCAATTACCCCGAGAACAAAGGCAATTGTTCCTGTACACATGTTAGGTGTGGCATGTGAAATGGATAAGATCCATGAGATTGCCAATGAATATAATCTCGCAATTATCGAAGATAATTGTGAGTCGCTCGGTGCAAGATGGAATGGTAAATACTTAGGAACACAATCACTTGCTTGTGCTTGGAGTTTTGATGCAGGAAAAGTTATTATCACTGGTGAAGGTGGGATGGTGACCACCAATGATGAAGAGGTTTATAAACTCGCCAGAGAATATCATGATCATGGCCATGAATACAATGCAAAATTTCCGAGAGGAAGAGATACACATAGAATTCGTGGTTTTAACTATAGGATGAGTGAACTACAGGCTGCCATTGGCTTAGCACAATTGAAAAAATTGGATTTCATTGTTTCAAAAAACAATGAAAACTATAACATTTACTTTGAAGCTTTAAAGGGTTTTCCTAATATTTCTTTTCGAAGAATTCCAAAAAAATCGCAACCGCTCTATGATTGTTTGATATTTCAATTGGAGACCGCAGAAAAGGCAAAATGGGTAGTTACAGAAATGAATCAACAAGGATTGGGAACAAAAAACGTTCCTGATGCGATTGAATGGCATTTTGCCCGTTATTGGGATCATATGTTGGACGAGCTGGGGATGACCAAGAAAGAATTGATAGATACGATGGAACCCTCTGAAAGAGAGTTAAGCAGAAGTGTTGCCATACCAATTCTTGTTAAGATGGATAGAACCACCATAGCATCTAATGCAGAGAAATTGGTATCAATTTTAAAACAAGTGAAATAA
- a CDS encoding HAD family hydrolase, whose protein sequence is MFESFRQIIWDFDGVILDSNPWRTLGFRETLKDYPEESVQQLIDFHESNGGLSRYAKFNYFFKDILKNELDNDKLNVLLEKFRLIMLKNLIDENLIINDSIQAIKLLKDKDLFIISGSDQSELNYICERLNLSKYFKKILGSPLTKKENIKNLIQEGLIDPSLSCLIGDSHNDFEAATEFGIQFYGYNNEKLKGLGNYIESFKDLLNSDGLG, encoded by the coding sequence ATGTTTGAATCATTTAGACAAATTATTTGGGATTTTGATGGGGTAATTTTGGATTCCAATCCTTGGAGAACTCTTGGCTTTCGCGAAACTCTAAAGGATTATCCAGAAGAAAGTGTTCAGCAATTAATAGATTTTCATGAATCGAATGGTGGACTTTCAAGATATGCCAAGTTTAACTATTTTTTCAAAGATATTTTAAAGAATGAGCTAGATAATGACAAATTGAATGTTTTGCTTGAGAAGTTCAGGCTTATTATGTTAAAAAATTTAATCGATGAAAATTTAATTATTAATGATAGCATTCAAGCAATAAAATTATTAAAGGATAAGGATTTGTTCATTATATCTGGCTCCGATCAGTCAGAATTGAATTATATTTGTGAAAGACTTAATCTCAGTAAATACTTTAAAAAAATATTGGGTTCTCCTCTAACAAAGAAGGAAAATATAAAAAATTTAATTCAGGAAGGATTAATTGATCCAAGTTTATCCTGTTTAATTGGTGATTCGCATAATGATTTCGAAGCGGCTACCGAATTTGGAATTCAATTTTACGGTTATAATAATGAAAAACTGAAAGGTTTAGGCAATTATATTGAATCATTCAAAGATTTGCTAAACTCTGACGGTCTAGGATAG
- a CDS encoding GMC oxidoreductase, producing MNQKKVIIIGGGTAGIVIANRLQEKFAVTVFEKSEYKAYPLLYRVPLMIGILFRRKNSEYVHKTEFDLANGRKIPFYQSNLLGGASVMNGAVHVFGFLSKWIPILKRFGFEVSDLNESHELLYSENKVVKSKITIKKAPLNYIDNSFLETLKSRGIPLDNMSVSEKEACGPIFNTVRTFFRTSVLSVLGKKKFKTILNEKVERILFDENGNAKGVKTNRSTYDSDFVILSAGVIGSCSLLLQQQLDPNSQIKDLHIGKEIQDHTNLRVNVFANHPLNSLNEVYASFWKKMFLGIKHFLGIPTVMRGTGATSAAYLDLDRDGEIDTRIQILQFSESGRHGSKGSVFNTSEPSFSISINAIHPLSKGYVSFNNGELKVDPKFLSTESDVTLLKLAIKYCIELLKSPPIWDHVKEIDQLDLMEKDPDKYIQETMYSGHHLIGGLHNSITSDFELKDCKGLYVCDASVFDRFVASNIHSSVVLLADMFAKKFLIKQG from the coding sequence ATGAATCAGAAAAAAGTCATTATCATTGGCGGAGGAACCGCAGGTATTGTTATTGCAAATCGACTTCAGGAGAAATTTGCGGTAACAGTTTTTGAAAAAAGTGAATATAAAGCATATCCACTGCTTTATCGAGTTCCATTAATGATTGGAATTTTATTCAGAAGGAAAAATTCGGAGTATGTTCATAAGACAGAGTTTGATTTAGCCAATGGACGTAAAATTCCTTTTTATCAATCAAATTTGTTAGGCGGAGCCTCTGTGATGAATGGAGCCGTTCATGTATTTGGTTTTTTATCTAAATGGATACCGATACTAAAGCGATTCGGATTTGAAGTGTCTGATTTAAATGAGAGTCACGAACTACTTTATTCCGAAAACAAAGTAGTGAAAAGTAAAATTACCATTAAAAAAGCTCCACTAAACTATATAGACAATTCATTTTTAGAAACTTTAAAAAGTCGGGGTATTCCACTCGATAATATGAGTGTTTCTGAAAAAGAAGCATGTGGCCCAATTTTTAATACAGTTCGTACATTCTTTAGAACATCGGTTCTATCCGTATTGGGTAAAAAGAAGTTTAAGACAATTTTAAATGAAAAAGTCGAAAGGATTCTTTTCGATGAAAACGGAAACGCCAAAGGTGTAAAAACGAATCGTTCCACTTATGATTCTGATTTTGTGATTCTTTCCGCCGGTGTTATTGGCAGCTGTTCTTTATTATTACAACAACAGTTAGATCCAAATTCTCAAATCAAAGATCTACATATCGGCAAAGAAATCCAAGACCATACAAACTTAAGAGTCAATGTTTTTGCCAATCATCCGCTGAATTCCCTAAACGAGGTATACGCAAGTTTTTGGAAAAAGATGTTTCTGGGAATCAAACATTTTTTAGGGATACCAACTGTAATGAGAGGAACAGGTGCCACTTCTGCGGCTTATCTAGACCTTGATAGAGATGGTGAAATAGATACCAGGATACAAATCCTTCAATTTTCCGAATCGGGTAGGCACGGAAGTAAGGGTTCTGTTTTTAACACCTCTGAGCCAAGTTTTTCAATTTCCATTAATGCAATACATCCATTGTCGAAAGGTTATGTTTCATTTAACAATGGAGAATTGAAAGTAGATCCAAAGTTTTTATCTACGGAATCGGATGTAACTCTCTTAAAACTTGCCATTAAGTATTGTATAGAACTTTTAAAATCACCACCGATATGGGATCATGTTAAAGAAATTGATCAACTAGATTTAATGGAAAAAGATCCAGACAAATACATTCAAGAGACAATGTATAGTGGCCACCATTTGATCGGTGGATTACATAATTCGATTACTTCAGACTTTGAATTAAAAGATTGTAAAGGTTTGTATGTTTGTGATGCGAGCGTTTTTGATCGATTTGTTGCAAGTAATATTCATTCGTCTGTTGTGTTGCTCGCCGACATGTTTGCAAAGAAATTTTTAATTAAGCAAGGTTAG